A stretch of DNA from Acidobacteriota bacterium:
CGGCGTGCTTCGGCACCACGCTCGACGGACTGCCCAATGCCGGCGGGTGGCTGCTTCTGCTCGGCCAGCCGATCGGGATGCTGATCATGCTCCTGGCAGTCTGGCCCGTGGAGGTACGTGCCGGGATCCGCGCGTTGAGCAGAGGCGTGGTGGGGCAGATCGCGCTCGGCACCGTGGGAGCGCTTCTGGTCACAGGCCTGGTGGCTGCCGCGGGTCGCGTCATCGATGCGCGGGGCGAGCCGTTCTCGGTGGGGGAGCGCGACGTCGCCGCGTCGCTCACGCGCGTCAACGATGCGCTGCCCGCGCTCGGGCTCGTCGATCAGGCGGGACAGACGGTCGAAGCCGCCGACTTCGCTGGCCGCGTCACGCTCGTGACGTTCGCGTACGCGCATTGCGAGACGGTGTGTCCCCTGATCGTCACTGACGTTGTCGACGCCGCTCGTCGTCTCGAGGACAGGGCACCGGACATCGTCGTGATCACACTCGATCCGTGGCGCGACACGCCGAGTCGGCTCGCGTCGATGGCGGAGGCGTGGCGCCTGCCCGAGGGCGCGCGCGTGCTCTCGGGACCGGTCGAGCGCGTCGAGCGCGTGCTGAACGCGTGGCGCATCCCGCGCATTCGCAACGAGCAGACGGGCGCGCTGTCGCATCCCTCACTCGTCTACGTCGTCGGCGCCGACGCGCGTATCCACTACGTGGTCCAGGGCAACCCGGATGTCATCGCCGCCGCGGTGGGGCAGTTGTGAACGTGTCGCTTCGAAGTCCTGCTGACCATCCGCGCGTCACGCAGTGGCTTCGCGGCGTGGCGGTCGTCGTCTTCTGTCTCATCGTGATCGGCGGCTTCGTCAGACTGTCGCGCGCCGGGCTGTCGATCGTCGAGTGGAACCCTGTCGTCGGTATCCTTCCACCGATGTCTGACGCGGCCTGGCAGGTCGAGTTCGCGAAGTATCAGCAGTCGCCCGAGTTCAGGCTGGTCAACGCGTCGATGACGATGGATGGCTATCGACGCATCTTCTACATCGAGTGGGCGCATCGGTTGCTGGCGCGCCTGGCAGGCCTGGCCGTTGTCGTGCCGATGGTGATCTTCATGTGGCGCGGCATGTTGTCGCGCCGGCGCGCGGCCACATGCCTCATGCTCGCCGTGCTCTTCGGCCTCCAGGGACTCCTCGGCTGGTTGATGGTGGCGAGCGGCCTCTTCGAGACGCCCGCCGTCAGTCACTATCGGCTGACGATCCACTTGTTGATGGCGATCCTGCTGTTCGGCCTCGCCATGTGGACCGCGATGGACGGCGACGCGTCGGTCCCGCGCCGGCGGCATGCCCTGGCCTCGACACCGGGCTCGCGCGCGGCGCTCGCCGTGCTGGCAGTGGTGGTGCTGCAGATCGCCTACGGTGGACTCGTTGCCGGGCTCAAAGCCGGTCACGTGTCGTACTCGTGGCCCCTGATGGGCGGCTCGCTCATACCGGCCGGTCTCTTCGCGAACGGCGTGAACTGGGCAACGCTGACCGAGCACGCCCCCGTGGTGCACTGGCTCCACCGCTGGTTCGCGTTCGCCGTCGTGCTGACGGTGACTGCGCTGGCGATCGGACTTCGCCGCGCCGCCGCGCCCCTCGCCTCGCGACGCGCGGTCGCCGCGACGCTGGCTCTGCTCGGCGTCCAGATGGTGCTCGGCATCACGATGCTCTGGCTCCATCTGCCCTTGACGCTCGCCCTGCTGCACCAGGCCGTCGGCCTCGCGGTCTTCGCCGCGCTGGTCGTGGCCAACCACCGCGTGTTGCGAGCCTGACGATCGGCGCCGCGCGGGCATGGTCCGCGCCGCGGATGCCTCGGCCGTCTCCTCAGACGGCAGGACTGGACACATTGTCGTAGAACCTCGGCTCCGCCGGTGCTTGAGGACGCCCAACGGATTGGTTAGGCTCCCGGCATGAGCATCGGTCGAGGCGCCCGGTTCTCTTCGGACCGGCAGTATCGCTACCGTCTCTGGCGGACATGGGATCGGACGATTCCGCCGGTCGTGTTCATCATGCTCAACCCGTCAGTAGCTGACGAAACGCAGGACGACCCGACAATCGTGCGTTGCATCGAGCGCGCGCGGCGACTCGGCGCCGGAGGTATCGTCGTGATGAACCTCTTCGCCTACGTCGCCACAGAACCAGCCGAACTCGACGTTGTGCACGATCCGGTCGGCCCCGACACCGACGCAGAACTCCTCGATGCCTGCCTCGGTGCCTTTCATGTCATCTGCGGCTGGGGGCCAAAGCGCATCGCTCGCCGGCGTGGCTCTCAGGTGCTGGCGCTGCTTCGAGCCCATGGGATCGCTACGAAGGCCGTCAGACTCACCCGGGACGGCACGCCTGGGCACCCGTTGTACGTGCCCTACGACGCTCCACTCGTGGACCTGGTGTGATCGCCCGCCGGACTGGCGCGGGGCGCGCTTGTTCGTGAACTCCAGCGCTCGCCTCATTCGCCGGAAGAGAGGAGTCTGCCTTCGCCGTGACAGCGTACTCCAGGACGCCGTCGTCGTCCGGGTCCCTTTCGACGACGCGCGGCGTCACTGCGGTTCGTCTTCATGCGATCTGTTCGGGTGATGCCAATGGTGATCCGTCCGGGTGAGACACGCACGCCGGCGGAGACGTCCGGCGATGCGGGAGGTGAGTCCGACGGCCTCTCGCAGCCATCGCCGCGGCTCCGCGACCGGCGCCATCCTGTGCCGTCGCGGAGGTTTCTTTGCTGCCGCAACGCGCCTCCGGCCTCTCGTACCTCACGCTGATACCTCCCGCCAGAGTTTGACGGCCGTCAACATCTGCTCCGCGCAGGCGCTGTAGACTCGCCGCACCGTCGGTCACGGCCCACGAATCTGCGTGCGGCTGTCCGGGGCGGTTCAGCAGAAGGTCGAGGCGGGCACGATGCGAAAGCACATGTGGGCGATTACCGCGCTGGGCATACTGTGCGCACCGTGGGGCCGCGTGTCGGCAGACGTCGAGGCCGGACGGGCCGCTTTCCAGGGGAAGTGCATGGCGTGCCACTCCGTCGAGGTCAACGGTCCGGTCATGCTCGGCCCGAACCTGGTCGGGGTCACGGAACGCCGCGACGAGGCGTGGCTCATCCGCTGGATCATGGAACCGGATCGGATGATCGCCGAGCAGGATCCCGTCGCCGTCGCGCTCCTGAACCAGTTCAACCAGATCCCGATGCCCCCCCTCGGTGTGTCGGAGGCCGAGGCCCGCGCTCTGCTGGACTACCTCGCCGACGTCAGCGCACAAGCCGCGGCGACACCGGCAGTCGCACCGGCAGCGCCGGTCCCGCGGCCGACTGGTCTGGCCATCCTCACCGCCGGACTCGGACGGACCCAGTTGGCCGGCCTCGTGATCTTCCTCGGCCTGTCGATGGCCGTGGTCGTGGCCTTCTGGCAGGTGGTCCGGAGCACCAGGCAACCAGTCCCGACCATCGACATGAAGGCGGCCTACAGGCTGCGCCGCAAGTTCTTCATCGGCGCCTCCGTGCTCGTGCTCGGCACGCTGGCCGCCACTCTGCCACGCACGCCGTACCCCGACGATCTCGAAACGCCCGACGAACTGGTCTACGTCACGGCCAGGCAATTCGGCTTCCTCTACAGTTCGGAACCGATCACGACCGACGCCGACATCGGGCAGGTGCCTGTCACGAACACCCTCGAAGTGCCCGTGGGCGCCCTCGTCGAATTCCGCGTGACGAGCCTCGACGTCACGCACAACTTCGCGCTCTACGATCCGGACCACGTCATCGTCGCCCAGACTCAGGCGATGCCCGGCTATGTGAATCGCCTGCGCGTGCGACTGGCAGTCCCAGGCGTCTTCCGGGTCCTCTGCCTCGAATACTGCGGCTTGGCGCATCACGCGATGCAATCGACGCTGACGGTGCGTCGACTGACGGACGAATAGCGGGGACCCATGGAACTGAGCCCGAAACACACCCTGCACTGGATTGGCGTCACGTTCATCCTGTTCCCGCTGTTACTGCTGGCGGGGATGTTCCTGCGCGCCATCCAGGCCAACACCATGGCCTCGACGCAGTCGTGGTTCTATCCGATGATGACGCTGCACGGCGTCGGCATGGCCGGCCTGTGGTGGGTCGCCTCCATGGCCTGTGCGTCCCGCGTGCTGACGCGGTACACACAGCCCAGCGCCGCGGTCTCGACCTTCGCGCTGATCGGGACGATTGCCGGCGTGCTGCTCCTGCTGGTCAGCGTCCTGTTCGGCCGCTTTGCCGCTGGCTGGTATTTCCTGTACCCGCTGCCGTTCTCGGTCGGCTGGCCCGTCTGGGCCACGCTGACCTTCCTCGTATCGCTGACGGTGCTCGGCACGACGTGGCTCGTCTGGACGATCGATCTGCTGCGCGCGATCGCGCGCAAGTACTCCCTCGGCCAGGCGCTTGGCTGGCACTACATTCGCGGCGTCGAAGGGCCCGACGTCCCGCCGGCCATCCTGATCGTGACCACGAGCCTCATCGCCGGGGTGGCGTGCCTGCTCGCGGGCGTGGCCGTGCTGCTGCTGTTCTACAACGAGATGCTCACCGGTACGCGCAACGACGCGCTGCTGATGAAGAACCTGACGTTCCTGTTCGGGCACCTGCTGGTCAACCTGAGCCTGTACCTGGCCGTGGCCGTGGTCTACGACACGTTCCCACACTACACGGGCCGTCCATGGCACACCAACAGGGTGGTCGCGATTTCCTGGAACGCGGTCCTGGCCATCGTCCTGCTGGCGTACTTCCACCACCTGTACATGGACTTCGTGCAGCCGACCTCGCTCCAGTATGTCGGGCAGATTGCGTCCTACATGAGTTCCATTCCCGCGGCCGTCGTCACGGTCTTCGGGGCGGTGGCGATCGTCTACCGCGCGCCCGTGCGCTGGAGCCTGGGCTTCACGCTGCCGTTCTTCGGCCTGATGGGGTGGGGCATCGGCGGACTCGGGGCAGTGATCGATTCCACCATCGCGCTCAACTCGAAGTTCCACAACACCCTGTGGGTACCCGCCCACTTCCACTCCTACATGATCGAGGGATTGGTGCTGATGGTGCTGGGCTACTTCTACCATTACTGCCAGGAGCGCGCACGGATGCCGGAGAGTCTCCCGTTCCAGAAGACCATCGTCACGCTGATGCTGGTGGGCGGATACGGGTTCCTGCTGATGTTCTACCTGGCCGGCGCGCAATCGGTGCCGCGACGCTATGCCATCTATCCCGCGGAACTGTCGCACGGCGCGATCTACGCAGGCATCGCCGTGGTGTTCGCCGCGGTCTTCCTGCTGGGGCTCCTCTTCTACATCTACGAGACCGGCCGGAACTGGGTGAGAGCCTATGGGGCGTGATCGCCGGCGCGTCGGCGGGCGCCTGGCGTGGACAGGCGTGACGCTGTTGTCGGTGCTCGCGATCGCGTGGCCGGCGCCGCTGTCGGCCTCGCGCGGGAATGAGCCTGTCGACCTGGTGCGCGAGGAGTCGAAACACCTCTACATGCCGGTTCCCGACATCGACGTCGAACTCATCGATGGACGACACGTCCGTCTCGCCGACCTGTGGCGCGACACGCCGCTCCTGGTTACGCTCTTCTACAGCCACTGCGCGGGCACGTGCACGCCCTTCCTGCGATCGCTGCACACGGCCGTGGAGCAGAACGGGGGACTCGGCAGCGAGTACCGCGTGCTGAGCCTGAGCTTCGATCCCCACGACACCCTCGAGAATGCCAGGGCGACGGCTGCGGCCGTGGGCGTCGAGTCCGGCGGCGCGTGGCTGTTCGGCACCAGCACGCCGGCCGATGTCGCACGCCTTGCCGAGGCCGTCGGCTTCTGGTACGAGCCGGTCCAGGCCACCAACCAGTTCGATCACCCGTCGCTCGTTGCCGCCGTGCGCGACGGCACCGTGGTCCGCGTACTGCTCGGCACGACGGTCAATGCCTCGCGCCTCAAATCCGCCCTGTTCGAATTGAAGGGCGTCTACGTCCCCCTCTACAGTCGCCCGGGCGAGAACGTGCTGTTCCGCTGCCTGCAGATCGACGCGCTGACCCAGGACGTCCGCTTCGACTGGGGGATGCTCCTGCTCGTCGTGCCCGGCCTGCTGGCGCTGGCCATCGGCGGCACCATCTTCCGGACGACGGGTCGGCCGACGTCACACGGAGCCTGACGTCGCGATCTGCGCCAACAGGTAGCTTCAGCCGCACACGCGCTTGAACTGGGTCTGATGTGGGGCCGACCCGCGCTCGTGTGATCGCCGTGATCAGCAGGGATTGGCAGGTCCGTCCCAGTTCGGCACGGTGTCTCCGGCTTCCGCGCGCATCCTGGCAAAGATGGCTGCCCGATCGGTTCTCGACACCTGCCGGTCGATCAGGGGATAGAGGATGTTCTCTTCTTTCCAGTTGTGCCTGGCCAGCGCCTCGAGCAACGCGGACTCATCGGCATTGGTGCTCGCCTCGCCCTGCTCCAGCGTCGTATCAATCGAATCGAGCCGTCCAATGAGTTCGCGGTGTTCGCTGCGCATCACCGCCGTCGGTCCGTTGTCGGTCTGACCGGACAGTTCCTCGTACAGCGGGAACAGGATGTCGTCTTCCCACCCGATGTGACGCACGAGCCGCGCCTTGAAGGCGCGATACAAGAGCAGCGCCCCCGTCCGATCACCGGTCTTCGCATCACGAAACCTGTCGAACAATCGATCGATGTCATCGTGGTCGGCCGCATAGAACGCCGAGACCGTTGCCGGCCCGTCGTCCGCAGGTCGAATCACCCACGTGTCGTCAGCGGCATCCTGTGCCGCTGTCCGGGCTTCGGACGCGTCAGCGCGTCGTGCCGCAGGAGACAGCCCCAGGAACAGTCCCACCCAGACGCCAGTCCTGAGCAGCATGGCACCCAGGCTCTCGGCAGCGACACCGAATCCCGTGAGATACCCCCCGGCAATCGTCACCAAGACCAGCAGGTTCACCAGCGCGATGGCCGCAGCCCATCGGCGTCCACGTCGCACGTCCTGCCAGGTGCGCAAGCCGGCAAACACGTACGCCGCTCCCATGAAGACGTTGAACACCAGCAGCGGGAGAAAGACGACGAACCCCGGGCTGCGGCCCGCCAGCACGCGGCTGCCGGCAACCAACGTGACCACACCGAAAACAACGGCGACGACCGCGGCTGACCGTTGCATCACGAGCACCTCATGCCCCGAGCCATTCTGTCTCGCATATTCACCCCGGCGTTTTGCGCTGGCGCAACGTTTCCGTCTTTCCGCACTCGTAGGCTTGGGTCGTCCTCTCAACTCAGAATGCCGAAGGCACAGGCAACGAACATGGCAACACCGCTGCGTGCCGGGCCTGTCGATGCGACCGGGCCGGCCCGGCCCACGATCGAGGCGAACGCCGAGGATCCGCGTCGTGACATCAGGAAGGCGTAACGGGCTGCCGAGGTCCGACGGGAGGAAACGATGACTTCGCCTGAGACACAACGCGCGGTGCAGTGGCTGGCGATCGTCGTGGTGGTCGGCACGCTCGTCGCCGTGACCGTCATGAACCGCCGTGTCGGGACGACGTTTGCCGCAACGCCAGCGGGCGAGGCGTCGATCTCACGCTACGGCTTCTTGTTGCAGGAAGCGTCTGCGGTGCTCGGCGTGTCGTTCGAACACCAGGAGCCGACCTTCGATCCACAACTCGCGCACATCATGCCGCAGGTGGCCTCGATGGGTGCGGCCGTTGCCGTCGCTGATTTCGACCGCGATGGCTGGCAGGACTTCTACGTCACCAACAGCGACATCGGCGCGCGCAATCGCCTGTATCGCAACAACGACGACGGAACGTTCACCGACGTGGCGGTCGAGCAGGGCGTCGCCGACGTCAACACCGAGGGTACCGGCGTCTCGATGGGCGCTGTCTGGGGCGACTACGATAACGATGGCTACGAGGACCTCTTCCTCTACAAGTACGGACGACCCGAGCTGTTCCACAACGAACAGGGCAAGGGCTTCACGCGTGTCTCCGATCGTGCCGGCCTGCCGGAGTGGGTCAACGCGGGCACGGCCATCTGGTGGGACTACGACAACGACGGCCACCTCGACCTGTTCGTTGCCGGGTACTGGTCCGAGCAGATCGATCTCTGGCATCTGCAGACCACGCGCATCATGCCCGAGAGTTTCGAGTATGCCAACAACGGTGGACGCAAGTATCTGTTCCGCAACCGGGGCGACGGGACATTCGAGGAGACGTCGGAGGCACTGGGGCTGACGTCGAACCGCTGGACGCTGGCCGCGGCGGCGGCTGACGTGTTCGGCACGGGCTATCCGGCGCTCCTGCTGGCCAATGACTACGGCATTTCGCAGCTGTTCGAGAACCGAGGCGGGAAGA
This window harbors:
- a CDS encoding COX15/CtaA family protein encodes the protein MNVSLRSPADHPRVTQWLRGVAVVVFCLIVIGGFVRLSRAGLSIVEWNPVVGILPPMSDAAWQVEFAKYQQSPEFRLVNASMTMDGYRRIFYIEWAHRLLARLAGLAVVVPMVIFMWRGMLSRRRAATCLMLAVLFGLQGLLGWLMVASGLFETPAVSHYRLTIHLLMAILLFGLAMWTAMDGDASVPRRRHALASTPGSRAALAVLAVVVLQIAYGGLVAGLKAGHVSYSWPLMGGSLIPAGLFANGVNWATLTEHAPVVHWLHRWFAFAVVLTVTALAIGLRRAAAPLASRRAVAATLALLGVQMVLGITMLWLHLPLTLALLHQAVGLAVFAALVVANHRVLRA
- a CDS encoding hemerythrin domain-containing protein; the encoded protein is MQRSAAVVAVVFGVVTLVAGSRVLAGRSPGFVVFLPLLVFNVFMGAAYVFAGLRTWQDVRRGRRWAAAIALVNLLVLVTIAGGYLTGFGVAAESLGAMLLRTGVWVGLFLGLSPAARRADASEARTAAQDAADDTWVIRPADDGPATVSAFYAADHDDIDRLFDRFRDAKTGDRTGALLLYRAFKARLVRHIGWEDDILFPLYEELSGQTDNGPTAVMRSEHRELIGRLDSIDTTLEQGEASTNADESALLEALARHNWKEENILYPLIDRQVSRTDRAAIFARMRAEAGDTVPNWDGPANPC
- a CDS encoding CRTAC1 family protein, which codes for MTSPETQRAVQWLAIVVVVGTLVAVTVMNRRVGTTFAATPAGEASISRYGFLLQEASAVLGVSFEHQEPTFDPQLAHIMPQVASMGAAVAVADFDRDGWQDFYVTNSDIGARNRLYRNNDDGTFTDVAVEQGVADVNTEGTGVSMGAVWGDYDNDGYEDLFLYKYGRPELFHNEQGKGFTRVSDRAGLPEWVNAGTAIWWDYDNDGHLDLFVAGYWSEQIDLWHLQTTRIMPESFEYANNGGRKYLFRNRGDGTFEETSEALGLTSNRWTLAAAAADVFGTGYPALLLANDYGISQLFENRGGKTFVEVGREAGVGRTPKSGMSATFGDVFNDGRLSIYKTNISEPGILVQGNDLWVPQAPPSPDARPVYEDMATVMGVRLGGWSWGAVFGDLNNDGWQDLFLANGYVSAADRRSYWYDFSQIAVGHTRIISDARNWPAMHGRSLSGYQRSHVWINDGAGRFLDVAPAVGVMDTFDGRAVAFADLSNTGTLDVLVANQRGPLLIYRNTVAPGRHWLGVALEGTVSNRSAIGASVTVYWNGRHQVQVVDGGTGFSAQGQRALHFGLGTSATVDRVVVRWPSGRVQTIEQPAVDRLMHVTEPAR
- a CDS encoding cbb3-type cytochrome c oxidase subunit I gives rise to the protein MELSPKHTLHWIGVTFILFPLLLLAGMFLRAIQANTMASTQSWFYPMMTLHGVGMAGLWWVASMACASRVLTRYTQPSAAVSTFALIGTIAGVLLLLVSVLFGRFAAGWYFLYPLPFSVGWPVWATLTFLVSLTVLGTTWLVWTIDLLRAIARKYSLGQALGWHYIRGVEGPDVPPAILIVTTSLIAGVACLLAGVAVLLLFYNEMLTGTRNDALLMKNLTFLFGHLLVNLSLYLAVAVVYDTFPHYTGRPWHTNRVVAISWNAVLAIVLLAYFHHLYMDFVQPTSLQYVGQIASYMSSIPAAVVTVFGAVAIVYRAPVRWSLGFTLPFFGLMGWGIGGLGAVIDSTIALNSKFHNTLWVPAHFHSYMIEGLVLMVLGYFYHYCQERARMPESLPFQKTIVTLMLVGGYGFLLMFYLAGAQSVPRRYAIYPAELSHGAIYAGIAVVFAAVFLLGLLFYIYETGRNWVRAYGA
- a CDS encoding SCO family protein; translated protein: MGRDRRRVGGRLAWTGVTLLSVLAIAWPAPLSASRGNEPVDLVREESKHLYMPVPDIDVELIDGRHVRLADLWRDTPLLVTLFYSHCAGTCTPFLRSLHTAVEQNGGLGSEYRVLSLSFDPHDTLENARATAAAVGVESGGAWLFGTSTPADVARLAEAVGFWYEPVQATNQFDHPSLVAAVRDGTVVRVLLGTTVNASRLKSALFELKGVYVPLYSRPGENVLFRCLQIDALTQDVRFDWGMLLLVVPGLLALAIGGTIFRTTGRPTSHGA
- a CDS encoding SCO family protein, whose protein sequence is MTTHRRTWPALTALAAILAITALWWALALWPVADDTPSWVLRTRAACFGTTLDGLPNAGGWLLLLGQPIGMLIMLLAVWPVEVRAGIRALSRGVVGQIALGTVGALLVTGLVAAAGRVIDARGEPFSVGERDVAASLTRVNDALPALGLVDQAGQTVEAADFAGRVTLVTFAYAHCETVCPLIVTDVVDAARRLEDRAPDIVVITLDPWRDTPSRLASMAEAWRLPEGARVLSGPVERVERVLNAWRIPRIRNEQTGALSHPSLVYVVGADARIHYVVQGNPDVIAAAVGQL
- a CDS encoding DUF1643 domain-containing protein → MSIGRGARFSSDRQYRYRLWRTWDRTIPPVVFIMLNPSVADETQDDPTIVRCIERARRLGAGGIVVMNLFAYVATEPAELDVVHDPVGPDTDAELLDACLGAFHVICGWGPKRIARRRGSQVLALLRAHGIATKAVRLTRDGTPGHPLYVPYDAPLVDLV
- a CDS encoding c-type cytochrome; translated protein: MRKHMWAITALGILCAPWGRVSADVEAGRAAFQGKCMACHSVEVNGPVMLGPNLVGVTERRDEAWLIRWIMEPDRMIAEQDPVAVALLNQFNQIPMPPLGVSEAEARALLDYLADVSAQAAATPAVAPAAPVPRPTGLAILTAGLGRTQLAGLVIFLGLSMAVVVAFWQVVRSTRQPVPTIDMKAAYRLRRKFFIGASVLVLGTLAATLPRTPYPDDLETPDELVYVTARQFGFLYSSEPITTDADIGQVPVTNTLEVPVGALVEFRVTSLDVTHNFALYDPDHVIVAQTQAMPGYVNRLRVRLAVPGVFRVLCLEYCGLAHHAMQSTLTVRRLTDE